One region of Terriglobales bacterium genomic DNA includes:
- a CDS encoding NADH-quinone oxidoreductase subunit D, translating into MPGEKSEQNPLAVEHLEQAPSEKTYLDSNELILNMGPQHPSTHGVLRVILKLDGEKVLGTECVIGYLHRGVEKIAEHRTYAMFNPYVDRMDYVAAVSNGLGYCEAVEKLMNVEAPPRANYIRVILTELNRMASHMLWLGTHALDIGAITPLFYTFRDREEILKIFEKYCGARLTTHAFRIGGCLYETYDGFEDDVTKFCTFVEPKLGEYETLLTTNRIWLERTKGVGFLSADDCKALGVTGPVLRASGVKWDLRKAQPYAAYKDFDFDIPTGQNGDTYDRYLVRIAEMHQSLRIILQAVKALPEGPIMAKIPKVLKPPVGEIYHSIESPKGELGYFIVSDGSTQPYRIRVRPPSFVNLQALDKMVRGQLVADVVAVIGTIDIVLGEVDR; encoded by the coding sequence ATGCCGGGCGAGAAGAGCGAACAGAATCCGCTGGCGGTGGAGCACCTGGAGCAGGCGCCCTCGGAGAAGACTTATCTCGATTCCAACGAACTCATCCTCAACATGGGTCCGCAGCATCCCTCCACCCACGGCGTGCTGCGCGTGATCCTGAAGCTGGACGGCGAGAAAGTACTGGGCACGGAGTGCGTCATCGGCTACCTGCACCGCGGGGTGGAGAAGATCGCCGAGCACCGCACCTACGCCATGTTCAATCCCTACGTGGATCGCATGGACTATGTCGCCGCGGTCTCGAACGGTCTGGGCTACTGCGAGGCCGTCGAAAAGCTGATGAACGTAGAGGCGCCGCCGCGCGCCAACTACATCCGCGTCATCCTCACAGAGCTCAACCGCATGGCCAGCCACATGCTCTGGCTGGGGACGCACGCCCTCGACATCGGCGCCATCACCCCGCTCTTCTACACCTTCCGCGACCGCGAAGAGATCCTGAAGATCTTCGAGAAGTACTGCGGGGCGCGGCTGACCACGCATGCCTTCCGCATCGGCGGTTGCCTCTATGAGACTTACGACGGCTTCGAGGACGACGTCACCAAGTTCTGCACCTTCGTCGAGCCCAAGCTCGGCGAGTACGAGACCCTGCTCACCACCAACCGCATCTGGCTGGAGCGCACCAAGGGCGTGGGCTTCCTTTCCGCCGACGACTGCAAGGCCCTGGGCGTGACCGGGCCGGTGCTGCGCGCCTCGGGCGTGAAGTGGGACCTGCGCAAGGCCCAGCCCTATGCCGCCTACAAGGACTTCGACTTCGACATCCCCACCGGCCAGAACGGCGACACCTACGACCGGTACCTGGTGCGCATCGCGGAGATGCACCAGTCGCTGCGCATCATCCTCCAGGCGGTGAAGGCGCTGCCCGAAGGGCCTATCATGGCCAAGATCCCCAAGGTGCTGAAGCCGCCGGTGGGCGAGATCTACCACTCCATCGAGTCACCCAAGGGCGAGTTGGGCTACTTCATCGTGAGCGACGGCTCCACCCAGCCCTACCGCATCCGCGTGCGCCCGCCCTCGTTCGTCAACCTGCAGGCGCTGGATAAGATGGTGCGCGGGCAGCTGGTGGCGGACGTGGTGGCCGTCATCGGGACCATCGACATCGTGCTGGGCGAGGTGGACCGCTGA
- a CDS encoding NADH-quinone oxidoreductase subunit C encodes MADEPKKTPEPSPATAAPEATASVTKPEPEAAPAPAAAAPKPAAPPPKPAGPVPMPWESEMVTRLKGRFGSGIAEASTYLGQNYLIADRSVVFNVLQALRDEEQFDYNVDVTAVHYPQREKQFDVLWILYSFARNERMRVKTRIAEGETAPSAVPLWEGANWLERECYDMFGIKFEGHPDLRRILLPDEWKGHPLRKDYGITQQDQEWVKINLGIESGQ; translated from the coding sequence ATGGCAGACGAACCTAAAAAGACTCCTGAGCCAAGCCCTGCCACGGCCGCGCCCGAGGCCACGGCTTCTGTCACCAAGCCGGAGCCCGAGGCGGCGCCGGCGCCGGCGGCCGCCGCGCCCAAGCCGGCAGCTCCTCCTCCCAAGCCGGCGGGTCCGGTGCCCATGCCCTGGGAGTCGGAGATGGTCACGCGCCTCAAGGGCCGCTTCGGCTCCGGCATTGCAGAGGCCAGCACCTACCTGGGGCAGAACTACCTCATCGCCGACCGCTCCGTCGTCTTCAACGTCCTGCAGGCCCTGCGCGATGAGGAACAGTTCGACTACAACGTGGACGTCACCGCGGTCCACTATCCGCAGCGAGAGAAGCAGTTCGACGTCCTATGGATCCTCTACTCCTTCGCTCGCAACGAGCGCATGCGGGTGAAGACGCGCATCGCCGAGGGCGAGACCGCGCCCAGCGCTGTCCCCCTGTGGGAGGGAGCCAACTGGCTGGAGCGCGAGTGCTATGACATGTTCGGCATCAAGTTTGAGGGCCATCCCGACCTGCGGCGCATCCTGCTGCCGGACGAGTGGAAGGGCCATCCGCTGCGCAAGGACTACGGCATCACCCAGCAGGACCAGGAGTGGGTGAAGATCAACCTGGGGATCGAGAGCGGCCAGTAA
- the ndhC gene encoding NADH-quinone oxidoreductase subunit A, with the protein MPRNYVPIFLFVAVTLAIPVVTLLIAKAVRPEYPSKAKLMPYECGVDPVGDSRGRYTVRFYIIAILFVVFDVETIFLFPWAVQFKLLGMFGFAEMMIFLGILIVGYIWIWKKGALEWV; encoded by the coding sequence ATGCCCCGGAACTACGTTCCCATCTTCCTTTTCGTCGCCGTGACCCTGGCCATCCCGGTGGTCACGCTGCTGATTGCCAAGGCCGTCCGGCCGGAGTACCCCAGCAAGGCCAAGCTCATGCCCTACGAGTGCGGCGTGGACCCGGTGGGCGACTCCCGCGGGCGCTACACCGTCCGCTTCTACATCATCGCCATCCTGTTCGTGGTGTTCGACGTGGAAACCATCTTCCTGTTTCCCTGGGCGGTGCAGTTCAAGCTGCTCGGTATGTTCGGATTCGCGGAAATGATGATCTTCCTCGGCATTTTGATTGTTGGCTACATATGGATTTGGAAGAAAGGCGCATTGGAGTGGGTGTAG